In the Streptomyces sp. f51 genome, one interval contains:
- a CDS encoding HAD family hydrolase, translating to MSAPKVLVASDLDRTLIYSSAALALTMPDARAPRLLCVEVHENKPLSYMTETAAGLLTELGDIAYFVPTTTRTRKQYQRINLPGPAPEYAICANGGHLLVDGVSDPDWHAAVKERLSSECAPLDEVREHLERTADPAWLRKHRIAEDLFAYLVVERELLPEEWVKDLAVWAENRGYTVSLQGRKIYAVPRPLTKSAAVREVARRTGALLTLAAGDSLLDGDLLLAADRGWRPGHGELAEADWTAPAITALPERGVLAGERILREFVSACDRQGAA from the coding sequence ATGTCCGCGCCCAAGGTGCTCGTCGCCAGCGACCTCGACCGTACCCTCATCTACTCCTCCGCCGCCCTCGCGCTCACCATGCCGGACGCCCGCGCGCCCCGGCTGCTGTGCGTCGAGGTGCACGAGAACAAACCCCTGTCGTACATGACGGAGACGGCCGCCGGGCTGCTCACCGAACTCGGCGACATCGCGTACTTCGTGCCCACCACGACCCGCACCCGCAAGCAGTACCAGCGCATCAACCTGCCCGGTCCCGCCCCCGAGTACGCGATCTGCGCCAACGGCGGTCATCTGCTCGTCGACGGTGTCTCCGACCCCGACTGGCACGCGGCCGTCAAGGAGCGGCTCTCCTCCGAGTGCGCGCCGCTCGACGAGGTGCGCGAGCATCTGGAGAGGACTGCGGACCCGGCCTGGCTGCGCAAACACCGGATCGCCGAGGACCTGTTCGCCTATCTGGTGGTGGAGCGGGAACTGCTCCCCGAGGAGTGGGTCAAGGACCTGGCCGTGTGGGCGGAGAACCGCGGCTACACGGTCTCGTTGCAGGGCCGCAAGATCTACGCCGTGCCGCGGCCGCTCACCAAGAGCGCGGCCGTGCGCGAGGTCGCCCGGCGCACCGGGGCCCTCCTCACCCTCGCGGCGGGGGACTCGCTGCTCGACGGCGACCTGCTGCTCGCCGCCGACCGCGGCTGGCGTCCGGGCCACGGCGAACTCGCCGAGGCGGACTGGACGGCACCGGCGATCACCGCGCTGCCCGAGCGGGGTGTCCTGGCGGGGGAGCGGATCCTGCGCGAGTTCGTGAGCGCCTGCGACCGCCAGGGCGCGGCCTGA